A single region of the Rathayibacter rathayi genome encodes:
- a CDS encoding glycosyltransferase family 2 protein: MTLVSVVVPAHQEEAHLADVLERLLRQTHAELEILVVDDASTDETATIGRAFAEEHERIRYLRQDENQGVAAARERAVGEASGEWVWLVDADDEWPETAVEVMLAAGESGRADVVVAQAVTVHDTGSTPVGSLRGPLALSGRGAFTALLVGELTGHLWNKLFRRSLFAGIDFTRIRQHSDQAQVAQLLAAATEVVVIPDSVYEYRLRAGSIIRSGSQRADSLAGLAAVIERTARALDPRLLGSQDYAYYRARFSLLSRFKDATSGAHSPDEAERLWRDAHDEAGLRHLAALVRRRDAKRSVLFGLAVAAPALYRAAMQAGNGRR, from the coding sequence GTGACCCTCGTCTCGGTGGTGGTGCCGGCTCACCAGGAGGAGGCGCACCTCGCCGATGTCCTGGAGCGCCTGCTGCGGCAGACCCACGCCGAGCTCGAAATCCTGGTGGTGGACGACGCCTCGACCGACGAAACGGCAACCATCGGCCGCGCGTTCGCCGAGGAGCACGAGCGGATCCGCTACCTGCGCCAGGACGAGAACCAGGGCGTCGCAGCGGCCCGCGAGCGCGCAGTCGGTGAGGCCTCCGGCGAGTGGGTCTGGTTGGTCGACGCCGACGACGAGTGGCCCGAGACCGCGGTCGAGGTCATGCTCGCCGCGGGCGAGAGCGGCCGTGCCGACGTGGTGGTCGCCCAGGCGGTCACGGTCCACGACACCGGATCCACGCCCGTCGGCTCCCTGCGCGGCCCGCTCGCGCTCTCGGGCCGGGGCGCCTTCACCGCGCTCCTGGTCGGCGAGCTGACCGGGCACCTCTGGAACAAGCTCTTCCGCCGGAGCCTCTTCGCGGGCATCGACTTCACCCGCATCCGTCAGCACTCCGACCAGGCGCAGGTCGCCCAGCTGCTCGCCGCGGCAACCGAGGTCGTGGTGATCCCGGACTCCGTCTACGAGTACCGACTGCGCGCCGGCTCGATCATCCGCTCGGGCTCCCAGCGCGCTGACTCGCTCGCCGGGCTCGCCGCGGTGATCGAACGGACGGCCCGCGCGCTGGATCCGCGTCTGCTCGGCTCGCAGGACTACGCCTACTACCGGGCGCGCTTCTCCCTCCTCTCCCGCTTCAAGGACGCCACCTCGGGGGCGCACAGCCCCGACGAGGCCGAGCGGCTCTGGCGGGATGCGCACGACGAGGCGGGACTGCGGCACCTGGCCGCCCTCGTCCGCCGTCGGGATGCGAAACGCTCCGTCCTTTTCGGGCTCGCCGTCGCGGCACCCGCGCTCTACCGGGCCGCGATGCAGGCCGGGAACGGGCG